In Carassius gibelio isolate Cgi1373 ecotype wild population from Czech Republic chromosome B2, carGib1.2-hapl.c, whole genome shotgun sequence, a single genomic region encodes these proteins:
- the LOC127951285 gene encoding SLIT and NTRK-like protein 3 yields the protein MHLPAFGESMLWVTLLSTIALGWTTPIPLLNDSEEIDEPCFEPCYCEVKEGLFHVHCDSKGFTNISQVSQSWLRPFKLYLQKNSLRKLYFNSFLHLNNAVAINLGNNALQDIHVGAFNGLSSLKRLYLHENKLEVFRNDTFLGLESLEYLQADYNVIKRIDSGAFRNLHKLRVLILNDNLIPMLPAFLFRSVSLTHLDLRGNRLKTLTYKGILEYIGRSLMEIQLEENPWNCVCDIIQLQAWLERIPYTAVVGEITCEYPFHLHGKDLREIKRIELCPLLNEAEIESILGILHLPFYTGRARPTKPSSIVSPNQNTVSSVEQRERPPKPTKRLRPSKTPPTPRSVFPNQPPVAGYQTRPPIPIICPIGCSCNLHINDLGLTVNCKENGFRNISELMPRPLNAKKLYLSGNLIQRIYKSDFWNFSSLDLLHLGNNQIFYVQEGAFVNLPNLRSLYLNGNNIVKLTLDMFHGLHSLEYLYFEYNEIREIQPAAFSLLPSLQLVFLNNNLLRTLPVGAFAGTSLTRLNLRNNYFHCLPVSGVLEHLHAVVQIDLNQNPWDCSCDIIPLKEWLDTLSLVVIVGEVVCKTPEQVSGKDLRSLNSEVICPELRQSTLSPAETDCDLITTYPELGPHPPKGAIPLSVLILSLLVLFVSAFFAAAALCAYALKKRDKLPFRKQGEVGLAGIQMECGIFTEQPPTLPETPPSNHVYDSIGAPSSHMCSNPIYKSGQEESGQKHPFSETKESGSHYRTLVEKEKEWTMAISSSPINTIVTVGAPCGDISSFHENGILCPTVIDSQGPTPKVGLVDSLFGTTSQLSNLPDRHTHPPSEYPHAKQDARQKQMITTTTGTRTGCPNQTQSDYPELRARLKTKMDYIDMLERSYQF from the coding sequence ATGCACTTGCCAGCTTTTGGTGAAAGCATGTTGTGGGTTACACTGCTAAGCACAATTGCACTTGGATGGACGACTCCTATCCCACTACTTAATGATTCAGAAGAAATAGACGAGCCTTGCTTTGAGCCCTGTTACTGCGAAGTGAAGGAAGGCTTGTTTCATGTTCATTGTGACAGCAAAGGATTTACAAATATTAGCCAAGTCTCACAGTCATGGCTTAGACCATTCAAGCTCTACCTGCAGAAAAACTCTTTACGGAAGCTCTACTTCAACAGCTTTCTGCACTTGAACAATGCAGTGGCCATTAATCTGGGCAATAATGCCCTGCAGGATATCCATGTTGGGGCTTTCAATGGTTTGAGCTCCCTGAAGAGGTTGTACCTTCACGAAAACAAACTGGAAGTGTTCCGGAATGACACATTTCTCGGACTGGAGAGTTTAGAATACCTTCAGGCCgattataatgttatcaagagaATAGACAGTGGGGCATTCCGAAATCTCCACAAACTCAGAGTGCTCATCCTTAATGACAATTTAATACCCATGCTGCCGGCATTTCTTTTCAGATCTGTCTCTCTCACGCACCTTGACTTGAGAGGCAACCGACTAAAGACGTTGACTTATAAAGGGATTTTGGAATATATCGGCCGCAGTCTCATGGAGATCCAGTTGGAGGAGAACCCTTGGAACTGTGTCTGCGATATCATCCAGCTCCAAGCCTGGCTTGAGCGGATTCCATACACTGCAGTTGTTGGTGAGATCACATGCGAGTATCCTTTCCACCTCCACGGAAAGGACCTCAGAGAAATCAAACGCATTGAACTTTGTCCCTTATTGAATGAAGCTGAGATTGAGTCAATTCTAGGGATTCTCCACTTACCATTCTACACGGGGAGGGCGAGGCCTACAAAGCCGTCGTCTATAGTGTCTCCCAATCAAAACACTGTTTCCTCTGTGGAACAAAGAGAAAGACCCCCAAAGCCAACAAAAAGACTCAGGCCCTCAAAGACACCACCAACACCACGCAGCgtgttccctaatcagccacctGTAGCCGGATACCAGACAAGGCCACCTATACCTATCATTTGCCCTATTGGATGTTCCTGTAACTTGCATATTAATGACCTTGGCTTGACAGTCAATTGTAAGGAAAATGGGTTTCGGAACATTTCTGAGTTAATGCCTCGACCCTTGAACGCTAAGAAGCTTTACTTGAGTGGAAATCTCATTCAGAGAATTTACAAGTCTGATTTTTGGAATTTTTCCAGTCTTGATTTATTGCACTTAGGAAACAATCAGATATTTTACGTGCAAGAGGGGGCTTTTGTTAATCTCCCTAATTTGAGAAGCCTTTACCTGAACGGTAATAACATTGTGAAGTTAACTCTTGATATGTTCCATGGCTTGCACAGTCTTGAGTATTTGTATTTTGAGTACAATGAAATACGAGAAATCCAGCCGGCTGCCTTTAGTTTATTGCCCTCCCTGCAGCTCGTTTTTCTCAACAACAACCTCCTGCGAACATTGCCTGTGGGCGCGTTCGCAGGTACCTCGCTGACACGCCTGAACCTGCGGAACAACTACTTTCATTGCCTCCCTGTCAGCGGCGTTCTGGAACACCTGCATGCTGTCGTCCAGATCGACCTGAATCAGAACCCCTGGGACTGCTCCTGTGACATCATCCCTCTCAAAGAGTGGCTGGACACGCTGAGCTTAGTGGTCATAGTTGGAGAAGTGGTGTGTAAGACCCCCGAGCAGGTCTCAGGAAAAGATTTACGCTCTCTGAATTCTGAAGTGATTTGCCCTGAGCTCCGACAGTCCACGCTGTCTCCCGCTGAAACAGATTGTGATCTTATCACCACGTATCCCGAGTTGGGGCCGCACCCGCCAAAAGGTGCCATACCCCTCTCCGTTCTCATTCTCAGCCTTCTGGTTCTGTTCGTGTCTGCCTTCTTTGCTGCTGCGGCTCTTTGTGCATATGCTCTTAAAAAGCGTGATAAGCTACCCTTTAGGAAGCAAGGGGAAGTGGGCCTGGCTGGCATTCAGATGGAATGTGGAATATTCACAGAGCAGCCACCCACATTACCAGAGACTCCTCCTTCCAATCACGTGTACGATAGCATCGGTGCTCCTTCCTCGCACATGTGCAGCAACCCCATTTACAAAAGCGGACAGGAGGAGTCAGGGCAGAAGCATCCATTCTCAGAGACAAAAGAGAGCGGATCGCACTACAGAACGCTGGTGGAGAAGGAAAAGGAGTGGACCATGGCGATCTCCAGCTCCCCTATTAACACTATTGTCACTGTCGGTGCACCGTGTGGTGACATTTCCAGCTTCCACGAAAACGGAATACTCTGCCCGACTGTCATTGATAGCCAAGGTCCCACGCCCAAGGTGGGATTAGTGGACAGTCTTTTTGGCACAACATCCCAGTTAAGCAACCTGCCTGACAGACACACGCACCCTCCCTCAGAATATCCACATGCCAAACAGGATGCCAGACAAAAGCAAATGATCACAACCACCACAGGGACAAGGACAGGATGTCCTAATCAAACCCAAAGTGATTATCCTGAGCTGAGGGCTAGACTCAAAACAAAGATGGATTACATTGATATGCTGGAGAGGTCATATCAGTTCTAA